One segment of Theobroma cacao cultivar B97-61/B2 chromosome 9, Criollo_cocoa_genome_V2, whole genome shotgun sequence DNA contains the following:
- the LOC18587986 gene encoding thioredoxin-related transmembrane protein 2: MEKKQSNPKEWLNQMVGEPYYLTHFLAFFSYFIVRSSASLALSAHITQLLFYREIQAILAFFMLIAYKMVREETWEAFVADTLFFGKIFLVALTLIMDYHLTLWYIVVFSVIYVLTQQPPYQELGTASKLTPLQLEALLTEGNTSRFWLVEFRASFSSGCRRASRCFPELSITYSNKNLSFGIVDLGLFPNAAEKFGISPGGSMGQLPTYILFENATEVTRFPEFNFEARPTPPITKRLLSRHFELDRHLLEYVNGK, translated from the exons atgGAGAAGAAACAAAGCAACCCAAAGGAGTGGTTGAATCAAATGGTAGGAGAGCCGTATTATCTCACCCATTTCCTCGCTTTCTTCTCTTATTTCATCGTTCGTAGCTCTGCTTCTCTCGCCCTTTCTGCTCACATCACTCAGCTTCTCTTTTATCGG GAAATTCAAGCTATTCTGGCATTTTTTATGCTGATTGCATACAAG ATGGTAAGAGAAGAAACATGGGAGGCTTTTGTTGCTGATACATTGTTTTTTGGAAAG atttttcttgttgcccTTACTCTAATAATGGACTACCACTTGACTTTGTGGTACATAGTGGTGTTTTCAg TGATATATGTTTTAACACAGCAACCTCCTTACCAAGAACTAG gTACTGCTAGTAAATTAACGCCATTGCAATTGGAAGCCTTGCTAACTGAAGGGAACACGTCAAGATTTTGGCTG GTAGAATTCCGTGCTTCATTTTCATCTGGTTGCAGACGTGCAAGTCGGTGCTTTCCTGAGCTGTCAATCAC ATATTCAAACAAAAATCTATCATTTGGAATAGTTGATCTTGGACTTTTTCCAAATGCTGCAGAAAAATTTGGAATATCTCCTGGTG GGAGCATGGGACAGCTTCctacatatatattatttgagAATGCTACGGAGGTCACACGCTTTCCTGAGTTTAATTTTGAAGCAAGGCCTACTCCTCCTATAACTAAG AGGCTTCTTTCTCGCCATTTTGAGCTTGATCGGCATCTTCTTGAATATGTAAACGGAAAATAG